The DNA window CACAATAGCTAGCAACCAAAGAGCAGCTATTTCACCACAGCAAGGCTAgcacaaatgaagaacatatatGGTAGATAATGATTCGTGTAGGGAGAAAGGAAACCAAGAAGGAGAGGAGAGACAAGGCGTGATCTGACCTTGCTGTTCGACACTAACAGGAGAGTTCTTCCAGATGGGGGTGCCAAAGTTGGTGTCCAGGTTGCTGCTGCTAGACGTCGGCTGCTGCAAGTACAAACAAGCCCCGAGGCGAGCAGTCCAAATGGGAGGCAAAACCAAATCAGATGAATCAATCAACAAACAAGatacaaatttgatttttgatctAAATAAGGCAAAATCGCTGGGGAAAGAAATCGAAATCCAAGTATAGAGCACCTTGGGGCGTCGGACGGAGCTGCTGCCTGAGGCTTGGTTGCGGTGCTGGCTGGGGCCAATGGCGTCGTGGATTGGGGCAGCGGGCGGCGCTGCTGGTTTCCGGGTGCGCGCCCGCGTCAGTCGctagggcgccgccgccgccggaggcaGGTGCGGCGGGCAGCAATGGCGTGGTGGCTAGGCGGCGCCCGGTGCAGGAGGCTGGGCCATAGGAGGCTGTGCAGCAGCGGCGACCTGTGCGGCGTTGGGGGGCAGCGGCGGCTTCTGTGGTTGTGCGTGAGGAGAGAGAATTTGGGGGAGGGGAAAAGTAGAAGATAAGGCCACGGCAGTCAAAGCTGCCAGGGAGTTTGGCGGGGTGGGCAAATAATTTCCTCCATCCGCTCTCTCTGTTGGTGGGCCAGGGGGATCCGGGGCAGCGCGCTCATCCAATTTCTGGGCGCGAAAGGCATCAGGAAAGCGCGTGCGAGTGCAGTCGTTGCGTGCGAAAAGCACTACAGCATCTCCGTGACGGTGGCCCACCGACGGGAGACACCTCTCCGGACGGTTTTCCTGCCACGACAGGGATGCTTCAGTGCTACTGACGGAGGAGGCGGGGCCGAGGGGAAATGTCTGGACCGACGGGAGAAAATATGGCTGGGGTAGTGTCGCCATATTGCGTTAGTCGCTTTGTAAACTCCTTAATTTCTTTTCAATGAAACACATGCTAAGCACTTTctcaataaaaaaaaaagaaaaatggaaatGCATTCGGAGAGCATGTTGGAGACATCTTTTTGTCAAATAATAGCCATTTATCTTTACAAAATGATTTCGGTCTCCTCTTGGAGTTACTTTAAGCTAGTTGTTACCAGTAAGCTGTGTCCATCACGCCAGGGGCGCGGCGGCGACCGGGCCACGGCAGAAGAGGCAGGTGGCGTGGACGCGGATCCAGTCGCCTACGCACGCGGCGTGGAAGTAGTGCATGCATGGCGGCAGCACCCTGAGGGCGTCACCGTCGGCAAGCTCTGCCAGGCACACCGCGCACGTGGCGTCCTGCCACTCGTCGGCCTTCAGATACCTGCAGAGCAGCGGCCTCGCCTGCACAGCTGCCCGGCCCATCTCCACCTCCTCCATGCCCACTGCTGCTGCATCTGTTGCCGTTGGCGGCGGCCTATCCTCGCCGACGCCGTTGCTCCTTGGCGGTGCACGGCAACCGCTGGCGGCCTCCTGCTGCCCCTTGCGCATCTTGCAGGCGCCGGAGATTACCATGGCCGGGAAGCCGTCGATGACAGTGATGCTGTAGCCGACGGCAACGACGGCCAGGATCTCCCTGTCGTTGACCGTCAAGGCGTCAACATGGCCACGTACGACATGGAGATGGATTTATTGGTATGACTAATGCTAGTGTTATGGTGCCATAATTGTGTCACAGCAATTGTTCACTCCTACTGATactcactactacaggaatgatTTCTAGGGACAGCTGGTGAagctttgtagaggcggctgggccagccgcccctaccataccgtctctacaaatcatacatttgtaggggcggttcccagaccgcccttacaaatcaatttgtagagtacgctgtagtaccagccgcccctataatacctgtttgtagggacggttcagtTTAGAACCGCAGTATATTTTTtcgtaaaaaaattcaaatttacacacacacatatatatagggtaaggctattctgcagctggccatagaataacttattctatagccaccttaatttacgataatatttgtaccaatttacgataacatgaatatgcatttacgatactcgtgttactacaactcacggtgatatttacgataatgttatagtaaatcacttagtaagaagttactataatctcgtaaattagcatggtaattatcgtaactcaaagtggccacataataagttattctatggccagctgcagaacagtagttatacatatatatatatatatatatatatatatatatatatatatatatatatatatatatatatatataatttaaatctgaccataagcacaagagcattatataaactaccattacaagtccaattcacaataATCCATCACCTTTTTTCATGGGACAAAGCAAAATCTTGCAAACGAGGAAAGGTAGGATACATAATTACAGGTGCACAAATTTAAAGTATAATTCCAATTTTTCATTAGATGAAATGTACAACATAATCCATGTCTTAACTAAAGCAAATTAAATACTCAATGATCAAATAGAAAATGTTATGGAATATAAGACATGAATGGTGGAGCAAAAGTAAGTCTGGTGATGTTTCGAGTTCTATAGGACTTGTGCTGTTATAGGTAACACACAGAGACTTTTAGATAAATAAATGCAGGACACACAGAAGCATTAGAACACTTGGAAATGAGTAATCATGCAAGGAAATATAGCTGTTGTGCTTAAAATGGAATGGACACTAATTATTAAATGCTGGAGTCACTGGCAATTGTTTAAATCAAATTACGAAACAGAGAACATTCTATGAATAATGTAGATTCTGTAGAAGGGAAAAATACTTCTCTCCAATGCAAAATATCGAACCTGTGATAACATAGAAAATACTTGGAGATCACACTAGGTAGATTGCTAGAACTTAAAAAAATCCATCTTTGCAAAAATGTAAGAATTCATATTAAAAAAGAATAAATGGGATCTAGAACAACTGGACCCACCATTCAAACAAGGCTAATGTTTGCTTTAGCCGCTGAGGTTTCATATAGCTTCAATCCAGCAAATGCCCCTGCACATCAATTTGAAATAATCAAAATTTATTATGAATGTTAACTTTAAGTGGCAGACATACATTGAATCGTTGTAACAGAATAACAAAGCAGCAAATTAACTTGAAAGGGAAAAAACCAATGGGCCTGAGAAAGGCAACAAAACACATACATTGACATCACCAACCACTACTACTGGTCATTGATTGCTGACCACCCACCACTCAGTTGTAACAGCCATAAACTCAACTGGAATTAAATGCGAAGAAGGCAACTTATAGGCTGCCTCAAATAATTTTGTGAGCTAAAGTATGTAATTCCTTCAAATTACAATTACCAGCCATACAGGAGTGAATACAAACTTGTAACGGAATCAATAAAGCACATCAGATAAATAAATATGTATATATTTTTGTTAGGATAGCCGTATCTTTGCCTCTATATTCAAGTTGTATCTGAAAGTGACTCTAAAATTTCGCACCATGAATATGCCAAGCCTATTCAGTGTGTTCTTTAGACAGGTGACAGGATGAGTCTACGAACAGAGTAATAGAGATCTAAGTTTGGGACTAAACCTGACATTACCTATAGATATTTTGTAGCTAAAATTATAAAAATGGCAAGAGAAGACTATGACCCGCATCAGCGAAAACTGACTATAGAATGGAGTTGAATAACAACACATAATGATACAATCTCTGGAAGCAACGATGGATGAAGGCCATAGATGCAAACCTGGATCACTCCCATCGGCATAACCTACACGGAACTGAGGGAGCGCTCTAGTACGGCGTAGCCTCTTCTAAGCAATGGATATGATCATTAAGCAACCTCCCTGGTGGGTGAGTGAGGCAGGTCTAATGGCACAATTCCTGCCAGCATCCATTGTAACAACGTGAGGTCATCATTGCCGGCCTGTGGCCACCACTCGAAACAAGAAAACAACATCACCAAAGTAGAGGTTTCTAATAATGGATCAAGGGGGAAAACGGTTCAGATGAAGGCCATGATATACCTGATGGACTGGAGTTGCATAACTCTCTTCTGATGCACAATTTGCTAGGTACTCAGCACGGTATTCGTGGAAGTAATTATCCATCTGAGCATAGGTACTATGAGTGCTCATAACACCTTTCATTCCTGCATTTGCAACGATTGTACTGTCAGCGCTGAAAGTTTATAGATGGATAATGAGAAACTTTCGAGAGAGTGTCTATGTATGTCTCTTTAAAGAGATTGGAACTATTACAAGACAGTGGGACCATGAGGACTGCTACCAATTTGGAAACATGATAAATTGAAGGTTCTAGGAATTGGGTTATCGCTTATGGTATAAATGAACCAAGCAAAGATAAATTGAGGGTTCCAGGACTGCTAAACTCTAAACCCTCAATTTATTTGGTGCTTTTTATTCTGTCACAGCGATTCACTAAATTCCTCTCTACTGAATAAAATATAAATTCAGGAATTAAATGTCCCATGAACATTATGCATACTACAACTCAGTACATGAAGGAAGTCCAAGGGCCCAAAATGATTACCTTGATGGGATAAGCTTTCTTGCTTTCAATGGAAGAGGTCACCATGGCAGGCTGCTCCTAAAATTTCTTGAAAAGCTATAACTGCAACCACTAAGGCACTAAGGAGCAGTTGTGGTATTAATATATAGTTGGAAATTAAGCAAAGACAAAGTAGCAGGAGATACAAGAAAGAAATGGTACCAACTCTAAGTTGTTGGTTAGCAAACCATGCTGGTGGAGAGGGCAGTGAGGACTAATAGGCCGCGCGAAGCCACCTTCGTGATTGCAGTCAACTCATCGTAGGCCTTGGATGAGCTGCAAAGAAATATAAAATATTAGATAAGACTTTTGGAAACTTTGGAATCCCTGCATCTAGGCCACGAATCAGTGTAGGAGGACTCATTTATGCGTTCAAATCTAAATCTCATCCAATTCATGGTAGTAGCAGAAAGAGTAAAACAAAACAGAATATCAGGGCATGGACAATGTAGGTAGGCATTGATAATTCTATACTGGGTCTATGCAGAACACAATTATTTAGCTTCACATCCATGAGGACCAACTATACCATGAAAACTGAGAACACATGGGAAAAAGCGAAGCTGACACAGATGTCCTGAACTTCTTGTAAGATGGAATGGAAAGGAGGTCACCTTACCCTATGAATGCCTTTTAGGCCTCTCTAGAGCAACTCTAAATTAATTAATGTCCATGCTCAACAAAGATGCTTGAACAATCTGATAGGAATGACATACCAAATGAATATCTAGCATATTGCTTTAGGGAAATTATATCCAAGCTcagtcatctccaactggtataAAGGGTCACGATATAGTAGCTATGGCAAAGACAGGTTGTTCATCTAAAACACTGGCCTATCTTCTCCCAGGGTTTATTCTTGTGGAGCGTCTAAAGCATAATTCAAGTGAAGGTCGAACAGTATTAGTTTTGTGTCCAGCCAGGGAATTGGCAACATAAATTCAAGATGAAGCAATCAAGTTTGGCAGATCTTGAAGAATATCTTCTACTGCGTGTTGCTCTGTATTTTCTGATATAGGAAACATGCATGCTCATATACGTGAAGAACATTAGAATTGCGTACACAACTATTGAAAGGgaataaaaaattaaataaaaccTAGATCACCTTGGTCCAATAGTGGTTACAAAAGAGAAACATGGAAATCACCGGATCGCATctaaaagaaa is part of the Miscanthus floridulus cultivar M001 chromosome 9, ASM1932011v1, whole genome shotgun sequence genome and encodes:
- the LOC136481172 gene encoding RING-H2 finger protein ATL66-like codes for the protein MVISGACKMRKGQQEAASGCRAPPRSNGVGEDRPPPTATDAAAVGMEEVEMGRAAVQARPLLCRYLKADEWQDATCAVCLAELADGDALRVLPPCMHYFHAACVGDWIRVHATCLFCRGPVAAAPLA